One Actinosynnema pretiosum DNA segment encodes these proteins:
- a CDS encoding class I adenylate-forming enzyme family protein: MHGLLARAARDHPDAVAVRDRRGDLTHADLWALGSDAAARLVARGVRPRDRVLLRLANSREFVVLLQAVLRVGAVAVPVSPALKAPQVVGIVVDCEPALCVVEAGDTALGRGGVQVVEVAELLSAAAGSLELEEPDVAADDVAFLVYTSGSTAAPKGVVCPHERVVFAARAIAERVGYRDDDLVYGRLPFSFDYGLYQILLTALAGAALVLPGDSPDVLALNQIRSFGVTVVPVVPPLAALLALAALRDRGPTRVRRFTNTGAELTAEHARRLRKAFPGADVLTMYGMTECKRVTISGPDDELRRPGSVGTPLRGTSVVVVGESGAPAAPGSVGEIVVRGPHVMAGYWRAPEETARRYRPDRATGGTALHTGDYGWIDEAGDLHLVGRRDDILKRRGVRISTTEVEAAALAVPGVVEAAVSDVPGQGLLLWFTGAVDVEGVRSGMAALLDAARLPDRVLRCDELPRTVHGKVDKRALAEHAAQTG; encoded by the coding sequence GTGCACGGGCTCCTCGCGCGGGCCGCTCGCGATCACCCTGATGCCGTGGCGGTCCGGGACCGGCGGGGTGATCTGACGCACGCGGACCTGTGGGCTCTCGGTTCCGACGCCGCGGCGCGCCTGGTGGCGCGGGGCGTGCGACCGCGCGACCGCGTGCTGCTGCGGCTCGCGAACAGCCGGGAGTTCGTCGTCCTGCTCCAAGCCGTGCTCAGGGTCGGCGCCGTCGCCGTGCCCGTGAGCCCGGCGCTGAAGGCCCCGCAGGTGGTCGGGATCGTGGTCGACTGCGAACCCGCGCTGTGCGTCGTGGAGGCGGGCGACACCGCCCTGGGGCGAGGCGGCGTGCAGGTCGTCGAGGTGGCCGAACTGCTCTCGGCCGCGGCGGGCTCGCTGGAGCTGGAAGAGCCGGACGTGGCAGCCGATGACGTCGCGTTCCTGGTGTACACCTCGGGCAGCACGGCCGCGCCCAAGGGCGTCGTGTGCCCGCACGAGCGGGTCGTGTTCGCGGCGCGCGCCATCGCCGAGCGCGTCGGCTACCGGGATGACGACCTGGTCTACGGTCGACTGCCCTTCTCCTTCGACTACGGGCTCTACCAGATCCTGCTCACGGCGCTCGCGGGCGCGGCGCTGGTGCTGCCCGGCGACTCCCCGGACGTGCTCGCGCTGAACCAGATCAGGTCCTTCGGCGTGACGGTCGTGCCGGTGGTCCCGCCGCTCGCGGCGCTTCTGGCGCTCGCCGCGCTGAGGGACCGCGGACCCACCCGCGTGCGCCGCTTCACCAACACCGGCGCGGAGCTGACCGCCGAGCACGCCCGTCGCCTCCGGAAGGCGTTTCCCGGGGCGGACGTCTTGACGATGTACGGCATGACGGAGTGCAAGCGCGTCACCATCTCCGGTCCCGACGACGAGCTGCGGCGACCGGGAAGCGTGGGCACCCCGCTCAGGGGCACGTCCGTTGTGGTCGTCGGGGAGAGCGGTGCGCCTGCGGCGCCGGGCTCGGTCGGTGAGATCGTGGTGCGCGGGCCGCACGTGATGGCGGGGTACTGGCGCGCCCCCGAGGAGACCGCCCGCCGCTACCGCCCCGACCGGGCCACCGGTGGAACCGCGCTGCACACCGGTGATTACGGGTGGATCGACGAGGCGGGCGACCTGCACCTGGTCGGGCGGCGCGACGACATCCTCAAGCGGCGGGGCGTGCGGATCAGCACCACCGAGGTCGAGGCAGCGGCGCTGGCGGTGCCCGGTGTCGTGGAAGCGGCGGTCTCCGACGTTCCAGGACAAGGGCTCCTGCTGTGGTTCACGGGCGCGGTGGACGTCGAGGGCGTGCGGTCCGGGATGGCCGCCCTCCTGGACGCCGCCCGTCTTCCCGACCGCGTTCTGCGGTGTGACGAGCTGCCGCGCACGGTGCACGGCAAGGTCGACAAGAGGGCACTGGCGGAGCACGCCGCCCAGACCGGGTGA
- a CDS encoding HAD family hydrolase encodes MTGEVARLIATDLDGTLLDSSGALSGRSARALRGAAEAGLLLVCATARPLWSAVALLRDAAPVRYLVASNGAVVAELPSERVLRTVAMPAALTAAAVTALAERCPGAVWALDRAHDRVLSPDWPDVLVSGAARVRRSTTVPPGQDVLCLMVIGCPPEVGDDLARRLGLGCTSSSAGLLELSAPGADKRTALEWVLSRSGAGPLAEAVYGDAPNDLGMFALARTAVAVGNAAEEVLLAADEVIGTNDEDGVAAHLEELALHTGTAAAAAQEKDFR; translated from the coding sequence TTGACCGGTGAGGTGGCCCGCCTGATCGCGACCGACCTGGACGGCACCCTCCTGGACTCGTCCGGCGCGCTGTCAGGCCGGTCGGCGCGCGCCCTGCGGGGCGCCGCCGAGGCGGGTCTGCTGCTGGTGTGCGCCACCGCGCGCCCGCTGTGGAGCGCGGTGGCGCTGCTGCGCGACGCGGCCCCGGTGCGCTACCTGGTCGCCTCCAACGGCGCGGTCGTGGCCGAGCTGCCCTCCGAGCGCGTGCTGCGCACCGTCGCCATGCCCGCCGCGCTGACCGCCGCCGCCGTGACCGCGCTGGCCGAGCGCTGCCCCGGCGCGGTCTGGGCGCTGGACCGCGCGCACGACCGCGTCCTGTCCCCGGACTGGCCGGACGTCCTGGTCAGCGGCGCCGCGCGGGTGCGCAGGTCCACCACCGTCCCGCCGGGCCAGGACGTCCTGTGCCTCATGGTGATCGGCTGCCCGCCCGAGGTCGGCGACGACCTCGCGCGCCGCCTGGGCCTGGGCTGCACCTCCTCCTCGGCCGGTCTGCTGGAGCTCTCCGCGCCGGGCGCCGACAAGCGCACCGCGCTGGAGTGGGTCCTGTCCCGCTCCGGCGCGGGCCCCCTGGCCGAGGCCGTCTACGGCGACGCCCCCAACGACCTGGGCATGTTCGCCCTCGCCCGCACCGCCGTCGCCGTCGGCAACGCCGCCGAGGAGGTGCTGCTGGCCGCCGACGAGGTGATCGGGACCAACGACGAGGACGGCGTCGCGGCGCACCTGGAAGAGTTGGCGCTGCACACCGGGACAGCCGCAGCAGCCGCACAGGAGAAGGACTTCCGATGA
- a CDS encoding alcohol dehydrogenase catalytic domain-containing protein, with the protein MRAATLTAFGSPLVVGEVPDPVAGGGEVLVEVLATCVPPYAAEVFSGERRYPLEPPVVPGVGGIGRVVGVGADATRLAVGDLVWCDSTVRARDDALTPDIALQGWSSRGEGGAKLARHLHDGAFAELMRVPTENAHLLPAGAAEDPARWSALVVHTISYGGLLAARLAAGETVVVSGATGNLGSSAVAVALALGAGRVVAPGRNRDVLELLVDRFGARVRPVELSGDEDGDRAAVVAAAGGPVDVVLDLLPPSAPSSVTRAAAMTVRERGRVVLMGGVGMLGGADLALPYPWIMRNSVTVRGQWMYPRTANVGVIRLVAGGVLDLGPERVTRFGLERVEEAVAHAAAHGGAFERTVLVPRSG; encoded by the coding sequence ATGCGTGCTGCGACGTTGACGGCGTTCGGCTCTCCGCTCGTGGTGGGCGAGGTGCCCGATCCGGTGGCGGGTGGCGGTGAGGTGCTGGTCGAGGTGCTGGCGACCTGCGTTCCGCCTTACGCGGCCGAGGTGTTCAGCGGGGAGCGGCGGTATCCGCTGGAACCGCCGGTCGTGCCGGGGGTGGGCGGGATCGGGCGGGTGGTGGGCGTGGGGGCGGACGCGACCAGGTTGGCGGTGGGCGACCTGGTGTGGTGCGACTCGACGGTGCGCGCCCGTGACGACGCGCTGACGCCGGACATCGCGCTGCAGGGGTGGAGTTCGCGCGGTGAGGGTGGGGCGAAGCTGGCGCGGCACCTGCACGACGGGGCGTTCGCCGAGCTGATGCGGGTTCCCACCGAGAACGCGCACCTGCTGCCTGCCGGGGCGGCGGAGGATCCTGCGCGGTGGTCGGCGTTGGTGGTGCACACCATCAGCTACGGCGGGTTGCTGGCGGCACGGCTCGCGGCCGGGGAGACGGTGGTGGTGAGCGGGGCCACCGGGAACCTGGGCAGCAGCGCGGTGGCTGTCGCCCTCGCGCTGGGGGCCGGGCGCGTGGTGGCCCCAGGGCGGAACCGGGACGTCCTGGAGCTGCTGGTCGACCGGTTCGGGGCGCGGGTGCGGCCGGTTGAGCTGAGCGGGGACGAGGACGGGGACCGCGCGGCCGTGGTGGCCGCGGCGGGCGGACCGGTCGACGTGGTGCTGGACCTCCTGCCGCCCAGCGCGCCCAGTTCGGTGACGCGGGCGGCGGCCATGACCGTGCGGGAGCGGGGGCGGGTCGTGCTGATGGGCGGGGTGGGGATGCTCGGCGGGGCGGACCTCGCCCTGCCGTACCCCTGGATCATGCGCAACTCGGTGACCGTGCGCGGGCAGTGGATGTACCCGCGCACGGCCAACGTCGGCGTGATCCGGCTCGTGGCGGGCGGGGTGCTGGACCTGGGGCCTGAGCGCGTCACCCGGTTCGGGCTCGAACGGGTCGAGGAGGCGGTGGCCCACGCCGCCGCGCACGGCGGGGCCTTCGAGCGGACGGTTCTCGTGCCGCGGTCCGGGTGA
- a CDS encoding S8 family serine peptidase, which yields MTTTVTLITGDVVDVGNGRVHVRRAPGREGVGFRSFTDTRGDLHVVPVDVQARIGSGELDERLFDVSLLARSGYDDASSRTIPLIVQQQQQGFGAASAGALPSIGAHAVEVDKSGGYWGGARAAGVSRVWLDGKVAASLDRSAAQVGAPAAWAKGFTGEGVTVAVLDSGVDESHPDLAGVVVESRNFSDSATTDDRVGHGTHVASTIAGGGRHRGVAPGAKLVSGKVLGDDGGGSESDIIAGMEWAAGRAEIVNMSLGSAWPDEGSDPMSLALNRISAQTGALFVVAAGNSGAAVGSPASADAALTVGAVDRDDRLAAFSSRGPRWGDNAVKPDITAPGVDIVAAKAKNGQAGTPVDEGHVSMSGTSMATPHVAGAAAVLAARHPSWKAEDIKAALMNSAEPNPSLTAYEQGAGRLDVDRAVSSPVTTGRGSFSLGLARWPHDDDEPITRKLVYRNDGASAVTVDLGVTDVEPAATGLFSVSPARLTIPAGGTAEATVSADTRANVPDGVHGAAVVSSGGVRVVVGVVKEVESYDVELTFLDHNGTPTPNYQYRFVDIDQPLAHFRTDPSGTVVQRLPRGRYFFDGAINTYDAGPNRAGLTTALTEPALEVAADTGIVFDARQAVRPSIAVDRADAATVSASLEFAMRTPWGDTGNAWDFPSFDSTSVRPSTTSWPGFEFHAGSVLARPDGRGAFDGSPYQYHVRVSEKSRVPSDVRRSVRDGDLARVRSITHARVPGSVGRRDDGASGPLPLVLQEFYTPDVDWSGRVEEFAELGEHPALGSQHSVAPRVFRLGAPVTEHWNSAVYGPGFPNGTGYARHAVRLGGELLVDVPLFSARGMRGLGVEAGRTTVVLDDEVIADEPAPGRAHVVGAPAEKRRYRVRAEGTRDSQSSKVTADWSFTSEFVPGDVPRPVPLLAVRFAPELDPLNRAGRAVSVPITVERNGVGAVTDVGELAVEVSYDEGGTWEPVPPRRVGGGWQVSLVHPRGAKNVSFRARAADSGGEVRQTVIRAYDLG from the coding sequence TTGACCACCACGGTCACGCTCATCACCGGTGACGTGGTGGATGTCGGCAACGGGCGGGTCCACGTCAGGCGCGCGCCCGGCCGGGAAGGGGTTGGGTTTCGCTCGTTCACGGACACGCGGGGGGACCTGCACGTCGTTCCGGTTGACGTCCAGGCTCGCATCGGCTCCGGGGAGCTCGACGAGCGGCTGTTCGACGTCTCGCTGCTGGCGCGGTCCGGTTACGACGACGCCTCCAGTCGGACCATCCCGCTGATCGTGCAGCAGCAGCAGCAGGGGTTTGGCGCGGCCAGTGCCGGGGCGTTGCCCAGCATCGGGGCGCACGCGGTGGAGGTCGACAAGTCCGGTGGGTACTGGGGCGGCGCCAGGGCCGCCGGGGTGAGCAGGGTGTGGTTGGACGGCAAGGTCGCCGCCTCGCTCGACCGCAGCGCCGCGCAGGTGGGCGCGCCCGCGGCGTGGGCCAAGGGGTTCACCGGCGAGGGGGTCACGGTCGCGGTTCTCGACTCCGGGGTTGACGAGTCGCACCCCGACCTGGCGGGCGTCGTCGTGGAGTCGAGGAACTTCAGCGACAGCGCCACCACCGACGACCGGGTCGGTCACGGCACGCACGTCGCCTCCACCATCGCCGGTGGCGGTCGGCACCGGGGGGTCGCGCCGGGCGCGAAGCTGGTCAGCGGCAAGGTGCTCGGCGACGACGGTGGCGGTTCGGAGAGCGACATCATCGCGGGCATGGAGTGGGCGGCGGGCAGGGCTGAGATCGTGAACATGAGCCTCGGCAGCGCGTGGCCGGACGAGGGTTCCGATCCGATGTCGTTGGCGCTCAACCGGATCAGCGCGCAGACCGGCGCGCTGTTCGTGGTCGCCGCGGGCAACTCCGGCGCCGCGGTGGGCTCCCCCGCGTCCGCCGACGCGGCCCTCACCGTCGGCGCCGTGGACCGCGACGACCGGCTCGCCGCGTTCTCCTCACGGGGTCCGCGCTGGGGCGACAACGCCGTCAAGCCCGACATCACCGCCCCCGGTGTCGACATCGTCGCCGCGAAGGCCAAGAACGGTCAGGCGGGCACCCCGGTCGACGAGGGGCACGTGTCGATGTCCGGCACGTCGATGGCCACCCCGCACGTCGCGGGGGCGGCGGCGGTCCTGGCCGCGCGGCACCCGTCGTGGAAGGCCGAGGACATCAAGGCGGCGCTGATGAACAGCGCCGAGCCCAACCCGTCGCTGACCGCCTACGAGCAGGGCGCCGGGCGGCTCGACGTCGACCGGGCCGTCTCCTCCCCGGTCACCACCGGGCGCGGCAGCTTCTCGCTGGGCCTCGCGCGGTGGCCGCACGACGACGACGAGCCGATCACCCGGAAGTTGGTCTACCGCAACGACGGCGCGTCGGCGGTGACCGTCGACCTGGGCGTCACCGACGTCGAGCCCGCCGCCACCGGACTGTTCAGCGTCTCGCCCGCGAGGCTCACGATCCCGGCAGGCGGCACGGCCGAGGCGACGGTCAGCGCGGACACGAGGGCGAACGTGCCGGACGGCGTGCACGGGGCCGCCGTGGTGTCGTCCGGTGGCGTGCGCGTGGTGGTCGGCGTGGTGAAGGAGGTCGAGAGCTACGACGTGGAGCTGACGTTCCTCGACCACAACGGCACGCCCACGCCGAACTACCAGTACCGGTTCGTCGACATCGACCAGCCGCTGGCCCACTTCCGCACCGACCCGTCCGGCACGGTCGTGCAGCGGCTGCCCAGGGGGCGGTACTTCTTCGACGGCGCGATCAACACCTACGACGCCGGCCCGAACCGGGCCGGTCTGACCACGGCGCTGACCGAACCCGCGCTGGAGGTCGCCGCCGACACCGGGATCGTCTTCGACGCGCGCCAGGCCGTGCGGCCCTCGATCGCGGTCGACCGCGCGGACGCGGCCACCGTGAGCGCGAGCCTGGAATTCGCCATGCGGACCCCCTGGGGCGACACCGGGAACGCCTGGGACTTCCCCTCGTTCGACTCGACCTCGGTCCGCCCGTCCACGACCTCGTGGCCGGGGTTCGAGTTCCACGCCGGGAGCGTGCTCGCGAGACCGGACGGTCGCGGCGCCTTCGACGGCAGCCCGTACCAGTACCACGTGCGGGTCTCCGAGAAATCGCGTGTGCCGTCCGACGTGCGGCGCTCGGTGCGGGACGGCGACCTGGCGCGCGTCCGCTCGATCACGCACGCCCGCGTGCCGGGCTCCGTCGGCAGGCGCGACGACGGCGCCTCCGGCCCGCTCCCGCTGGTGCTGCAGGAGTTCTACACGCCGGACGTCGACTGGTCCGGTCGGGTGGAGGAGTTCGCGGAGCTGGGCGAGCACCCCGCCCTCGGCTCGCAGCACTCGGTCGCCCCGCGCGTCTTCCGGCTCGGCGCGCCGGTCACCGAGCACTGGAACAGCGCCGTCTACGGTCCAGGGTTCCCGAACGGGACGGGGTACGCGCGGCACGCGGTGCGGCTGGGCGGCGAACTGCTGGTCGACGTGCCGCTGTTCAGCGCGCGGGGCATGAGGGGTCTCGGTGTGGAGGCCGGGCGCACCACCGTGGTGCTGGACGACGAGGTGATCGCCGACGAACCGGCGCCGGGGCGCGCTCACGTGGTGGGAGCGCCTGCGGAGAAGAGGCGCTACCGGGTGCGCGCGGAGGGGACGCGCGACTCGCAGTCGTCGAAGGTCACCGCGGACTGGTCGTTCACGTCGGAGTTCGTCCCCGGCGACGTGCCCCGGCCGGTGCCGCTGCTGGCGGTGCGGTTCGCGCCGGAGCTCGACCCGCTCAACCGGGCGGGTCGGGCCGTCAGCGTGCCGATCACGGTGGAGCGCAACGGGGTGGGGGCCGTCACGGACGTCGGGGAGTTGGCGGTGGAGGTGTCCTACGACGAGGGCGGGACGTGGGAGCCGGTGCCGCCGCGCAGGGTCGGGGGTGGGTGGCAGGTCTCGCTGGTGCACCCGCGCGGCGCGAAGAACGTGTCGTTCCGGGCTCGGGCGGCGGATTCCGGCGGTGAGGTGCGGCAGACGGTGATCCGCGCGTACGACCTGGGGTGA
- a CDS encoding GNAT family N-acetyltransferase — protein sequence MKLTAHSTAAETPAEDWDALRERATTYSASGWLGVREEELPETAAARHLIATDDDGPVAGLESYSFTEPPHRLYAPTFLLDGLVAPERAESYERAPFVLGAGWSEFRGQLPVRPGLPAAERRAAITALAQDTAAWAAERNAHLLAYLYLPLEEALEVAAAHEGAVVVLQDVENVLRLDWTFDDYLSWLPRNRRTRVRRELRDFAESGRTVEELELSGVVDVIAPLNNALMQKYGHTWYSLDRALEVYDRQARHLSADSSVLLVRDEGRPAAFALRYRRDDRLYSRVVGFDYDLPGRSDYFTVLMYEAVRTGLERGLTAINLGVGTYEAKLGRGALPVPLYSVFTGVGEPLPVAPGVVEAHNRRKIAEFADQFGKFVVGGLDAQSWLPDRGTA from the coding sequence ATGAAGCTCACCGCCCACAGCACCGCCGCCGAGACCCCGGCCGAGGACTGGGACGCCCTGCGCGAGCGGGCCACGACCTACTCGGCCTCGGGCTGGCTGGGCGTGCGCGAGGAGGAGCTGCCGGAGACCGCGGCGGCCCGCCACCTCATCGCCACCGACGACGACGGCCCCGTGGCGGGCCTGGAGTCGTACTCGTTCACCGAACCGCCGCACCGGCTCTACGCGCCCACGTTCCTCCTGGACGGCCTGGTCGCCCCGGAACGCGCCGAGTCCTACGAGCGCGCCCCCTTCGTCCTGGGCGCGGGATGGTCCGAGTTCCGGGGCCAGCTCCCCGTCCGCCCCGGCCTGCCCGCCGCGGAGCGCCGAGCCGCGATCACCGCCCTGGCCCAGGACACCGCCGCCTGGGCCGCGGAGCGGAACGCCCACCTCCTCGCCTACCTCTACCTCCCCCTGGAGGAGGCCCTGGAGGTGGCCGCGGCCCACGAGGGCGCGGTGGTCGTCCTGCAGGACGTGGAGAACGTCCTGCGCCTCGACTGGACCTTCGACGACTACCTGTCCTGGCTGCCCCGCAACCGCCGCACCCGCGTGCGCCGCGAGCTGCGCGACTTCGCCGAGAGCGGCAGGACCGTCGAGGAGCTGGAGCTGTCCGGCGTGGTCGACGTGATCGCCCCGCTCAACAACGCCCTGATGCAGAAGTACGGCCACACCTGGTACAGCCTCGACCGCGCGCTGGAGGTCTACGACCGGCAGGCCCGGCACCTGAGCGCCGACAGCTCCGTGCTCCTGGTCCGCGACGAGGGCCGCCCGGCCGCGTTCGCCCTGCGCTACCGCCGGGACGACCGCCTGTACTCGCGCGTCGTCGGCTTCGACTACGACCTGCCGGGCCGCTCGGACTACTTCACGGTCCTGATGTACGAGGCGGTCCGCACCGGCCTGGAGCGCGGCCTGACCGCGATCAACCTGGGCGTCGGCACCTACGAGGCCAAGCTGGGCCGGGGCGCCCTGCCGGTGCCGCTGTACAGCGTGTTCACCGGCGTCGGCGAGCCGCTCCCGGTGGCGCCGGGCGTGGTGGAGGCGCACAACCGCCGCAAGATCGCCGAGTTCGCCGACCAGTTCGGCAAGTTCGTGGTGGGCGGCCTGGACGCCCAGTCCTGGCTGCCGGACAGGGGGACGGCATGA
- a CDS encoding LysR family transcriptional regulator encodes MDVSSANLRVLCQIAESGSFTAAAAKLGYTQSAISRQAIALERAAGATLFERRTDGVRLTRHGLSLLRHANSILESLDAAERDLTDRVPRVQRVRLGVVPSAGPLLLPATLTRLADTSPQLRLTTREGTTPALARALRAGSLDVAVLTSRPPHRPPDAESPRLRVTVVQDVELLVAAPSTGTFTARDSVHVDELVDAPWIASPSSSAEPLLGVWPGLPGRGRVVHVARDWLTKLHLVAAGSGVTTIPTTLTPLLPPGVRTLRVEGAPPEIRRVLTARLPGPTPPAVRAVVEAVEGAGSTR; translated from the coding sequence ATGGACGTGTCGAGCGCGAACCTGCGCGTGCTGTGCCAGATCGCCGAGTCCGGCAGCTTCACCGCGGCTGCCGCCAAGCTGGGCTACACCCAGTCCGCGATCTCCCGCCAGGCGATCGCCCTGGAGCGCGCGGCAGGCGCCACCCTGTTCGAGCGACGCACCGACGGCGTGCGCCTCACCCGCCACGGCCTGTCCCTGCTGCGCCACGCCAACTCGATCCTGGAATCCCTGGACGCGGCCGAACGCGACCTGACCGACCGGGTCCCGCGCGTGCAGCGGGTGCGCCTGGGCGTGGTCCCCAGCGCAGGCCCGCTGCTCCTACCCGCCACCCTCACCAGGCTCGCCGACACGTCCCCGCAACTCCGGCTCACCACCCGCGAGGGCACCACCCCCGCACTGGCCCGCGCCCTGCGCGCCGGTTCCCTGGACGTGGCCGTGCTCACCTCCCGCCCACCCCACCGCCCACCGGACGCCGAGTCCCCACGCCTGCGCGTCACGGTCGTCCAGGACGTCGAACTCCTGGTGGCCGCCCCCAGCACCGGCACGTTCACCGCCCGTGACAGCGTGCACGTGGACGAACTGGTCGACGCCCCGTGGATCGCGAGCCCCTCGTCAAGCGCGGAACCCCTGCTGGGCGTCTGGCCGGGTCTGCCGGGCCGAGGCCGCGTGGTCCACGTCGCCCGCGACTGGCTGACGAAGCTCCACCTGGTAGCGGCAGGCTCCGGCGTCACCACGATCCCCACGACCCTGACCCCGCTGCTCCCACCCGGCGTCCGCACCCTGCGAGTCGAGGGCGCGCCCCCCGAGATCCGCAGAGTCCTCACAGCCCGCCTCCCCGGCCCCACACCACCGGCGGTCAGGGCGGTCGTCGAGGCGGTCGAAGGTGCGGGGTCGACCCGGTAG
- a CDS encoding P-loop NTPase family protein, with protein MSGPPRRVWVLGGSASGKTTFSRAFAATTGSRHVELDRLYWRENWTPRQDAELRAELDVLLRQPAWVVDGQYAVAVDAFAATADCVVWLDPPLRVSWPRLLRRTLTRLVSGQDLGAGNRESFTSVFGPRSILVFALRLRRRIRADNERLFDALRGGGAVLVRSRTADPVALARSLADGVAPVDR; from the coding sequence GTGAGCGGGCCGCCGCGCCGGGTCTGGGTGCTCGGCGGCTCAGCCAGCGGCAAGACCACGTTCTCCAGGGCCTTCGCCGCCACCACCGGCAGCAGGCACGTGGAGCTGGACCGCCTGTACTGGCGGGAGAACTGGACCCCGAGGCAGGACGCCGAGCTGCGCGCGGAGCTCGACGTCCTGCTGCGGCAACCGGCGTGGGTGGTCGACGGCCAGTACGCCGTGGCGGTGGACGCGTTCGCCGCCACGGCGGACTGCGTGGTGTGGCTCGACCCGCCGCTGCGCGTGTCCTGGCCGCGCCTGCTGCGCCGCACCCTGACCAGGCTCGTGAGCGGCCAGGACCTCGGCGCGGGCAACCGCGAGTCGTTCACCAGCGTGTTCGGCCCGAGGTCGATCCTGGTGTTCGCGCTCAGGTTGCGCCGCCGCATCAGGGCCGACAACGAGCGGTTGTTCGACGCCCTGCGCGGCGGCGGCGCGGTGCTCGTGCGCAGCCGCACGGCGGACCCGGTGGCGCTGGCCAGGTCGCTGGCGGACGGGGTGGCGCCCGTTGACCGGTGA
- a CDS encoding GNAT family N-acetyltransferase, which translates to MTTVRRLDTLDEIPRESWDSLVGPLGFYSSHAWLRSQERSAAARPTYVVVERAGELLAASPVYEFTSPPAPLPVAGGASVLRAGPRTGYHNQLLVRQDGERHTRAHVTLLLHALAELAAERGRSALLLDHLTSSDLALLAVDLEAGAVLRGAEGVLHNEGGTFASYKRLLGKNARKKEHEWRRFAEAGFTVDTARLSETLTEVVPLIATTGARYDSALPTEEITRFLTEQARCADDSSVVFRCQDAAGALVGCSVDFRWQNTLYARVAGFDYSRLHNAFEYFNTVYYEPLRYMEAHGLTTLHLGVASLNAKARRAATLHPQWACAIPVPLRRGALRQHDPAADRALADAIAAEAGGGTNHDEWSADAFTKIGR; encoded by the coding sequence ATGACGACGGTGCGCCGACTGGACACCTTGGACGAGATACCGCGGGAGTCCTGGGACTCCCTGGTGGGCCCGCTGGGCTTCTACTCCAGCCACGCCTGGCTGCGCTCCCAGGAGCGCTCCGCCGCGGCGAGGCCGACCTACGTGGTGGTGGAGCGGGCGGGTGAGCTCCTGGCGGCGTCGCCCGTCTACGAGTTCACCTCGCCCCCCGCCCCGCTCCCCGTCGCGGGTGGCGCGAGCGTGCTCCGCGCGGGCCCGAGAACCGGCTACCACAACCAGCTCCTGGTCCGCCAGGACGGCGAGCGCCACACCCGCGCGCACGTGACGCTGCTCCTGCACGCCCTGGCCGAACTGGCCGCCGAACGCGGCAGGTCCGCCCTGCTCCTGGACCACCTGACCTCCTCGGACCTGGCGCTGCTGGCCGTGGACCTGGAGGCGGGGGCGGTGCTGCGCGGGGCGGAGGGCGTGCTGCACAACGAAGGCGGCACCTTCGCCTCGTACAAGCGCCTGCTGGGCAAGAACGCGCGCAAGAAGGAGCACGAGTGGCGCCGCTTCGCCGAGGCGGGCTTCACCGTGGACACCGCCCGCCTGTCGGAGACCCTCACCGAGGTGGTCCCGCTGATCGCGACCACCGGCGCCCGCTACGACTCGGCCCTGCCCACCGAGGAGATCACCCGCTTCCTGACCGAGCAGGCCCGCTGCGCCGACGACTCCAGCGTCGTCTTCCGCTGCCAGGACGCGGCGGGCGCCCTGGTCGGCTGCTCGGTCGACTTCCGCTGGCAGAACACCCTCTACGCCCGCGTGGCCGGGTTCGACTACTCCCGCCTGCACAACGCCTTCGAGTACTTCAACACCGTCTACTACGAGCCGCTGCGCTACATGGAAGCGCACGGCCTCACCACCCTCCACCTGGGCGTGGCCTCCCTCAACGCCAAGGCCAGGAGGGCGGCGACCCTGCACCCCCAGTGGGCCTGCGCGATCCCCGTGCCCCTGCGCAGAGGCGCGCTGCGCCAGCACGACCCCGCGGCCGACCGCGCCCTGGCGGACGCGATCGCCGCGGAGGCGGGCGGCGGCACGAACCACGACGAGTGGTCGGCCGACGCGTTCACCAAGATCGGGCGCTGA